The proteins below come from a single Halobacillus salinarum genomic window:
- a CDS encoding ABC transporter substrate-binding protein translates to MNKLLISLAILIFGLAACSGDDHASQSSSGEGQKTKSVKLVLDWTPNTNHTGIYVAKEKGYFEEAGLNVEILMPGETGADQLVASGKADFGISAQEALTQARVQDIPIVSIGAVIQHNTSGFASPKEKKISSPKDFEGKTYGGWGAPVEKAVISSIMKKENADVNKVDIVNMGNTDFFTAVKRDVDFAWIYYGWTGVEAELRNQELNMLYLTDYSEKLDYYTPVLTTSERMIDNHADTVKAFMKAVSEGYQYSIDHPEEASEILIDAVPDLDPELVKASQKWLSPKYKDDASQWGIQKEEVWQNYADWMYNHDLLDKQLNAKDAFTNQFLPENKE, encoded by the coding sequence ATGAACAAATTACTAATTTCTTTGGCAATCCTCATTTTTGGACTTGCTGCCTGCTCTGGTGACGACCATGCCTCCCAGTCCTCAAGCGGGGAAGGCCAAAAGACCAAGTCTGTGAAACTAGTCCTTGATTGGACGCCGAACACAAACCACACCGGCATTTATGTCGCAAAAGAGAAGGGTTACTTTGAAGAGGCCGGACTCAACGTGGAAATTCTGATGCCGGGAGAAACCGGTGCTGATCAACTCGTTGCTTCCGGAAAAGCTGACTTTGGAATCAGTGCGCAGGAAGCTTTGACACAGGCTCGTGTACAAGACATTCCGATCGTTTCTATCGGGGCTGTCATTCAGCATAATACTTCAGGATTTGCGTCTCCGAAAGAAAAAAAGATTAGTTCACCTAAGGATTTTGAAGGTAAAACTTATGGCGGTTGGGGGGCACCTGTAGAGAAGGCGGTCATCTCCTCCATTATGAAAAAGGAAAACGCCGATGTGAACAAAGTAGATATCGTAAATATGGGAAACACCGACTTTTTTACTGCTGTCAAAAGAGATGTCGATTTCGCATGGATCTACTATGGATGGACAGGCGTTGAAGCAGAGCTTCGCAATCAAGAGCTTAATATGCTCTATTTAACGGACTACTCCGAGAAGCTTGATTATTATACCCCTGTGCTCACGACTAGCGAACGCATGATTGACAACCATGCCGATACCGTTAAAGCCTTTATGAAAGCCGTATCGGAAGGGTATCAATATTCCATCGACCACCCTGAAGAAGCCTCAGAAATTCTAATCGATGCCGTACCTGACCTTGACCCTGAGCTCGTAAAAGCCAGCCAGAAGTGGCTCTCACCAAAGTATAAAGATGATGCCTCACAATGGGGAATTCAGAAGGAAGAAGTCTGGCAAAATTATGCGGATTGGATGTACAACCATGATTTATTGGACAAACAATTAAACGCAAAAGACGCGTTCACCAATCAATTCCTGCCAGAAAATAAGGAGTGA
- a CDS encoding NAD(P)/FAD-dependent oxidoreductase → MKKLVILGGGYGGIKILLTLLDQGLPEDIQITVIDRNPYHSLKTEFYGIAAGTESDRNVRLEFPAHEQVDYVYSEVKKIDTDKDQVLVEEPHEPISYDYLVVALGCEDNYHGIEGAKEFTKSVQSISQAREAGFAVSELKAYGKVSVVGAGLSGIEVASEIRESRPDLNIRLLDRGETVLRAFDSKIQDYVEEWFAKNDVEVLHNANVGYVEKDGVCNNGICFINDVTIWTAGVRPNHLARELPVEKDTQEKVVVNEFYQVPKRPNVYIVGDCASSEHSPSAQLAGQQGEQIADILSSVLRGETPQKPKPLKLKGALGSLGKSDGFGNMLQKPVTGLLPRLAKSGVLWLNKRH, encoded by the coding sequence ATGAAGAAACTCGTGATATTAGGCGGCGGTTATGGAGGAATTAAAATTCTTCTCACTCTACTAGATCAAGGTCTGCCTGAAGATATTCAAATTACTGTCATAGATCGCAATCCATACCATTCATTAAAAACAGAATTTTACGGAATTGCTGCGGGTACGGAATCCGATCGAAATGTACGCCTCGAATTTCCTGCTCATGAGCAGGTCGATTATGTGTACTCCGAAGTTAAAAAGATTGATACAGATAAAGACCAAGTGCTCGTTGAAGAGCCGCATGAACCCATTTCCTATGACTACCTCGTTGTAGCACTGGGTTGTGAAGACAACTACCACGGGATTGAGGGAGCTAAAGAATTTACAAAAAGCGTCCAATCTATCTCTCAAGCGAGAGAAGCCGGGTTTGCTGTCAGTGAACTGAAAGCTTACGGCAAAGTGTCTGTGGTAGGAGCAGGACTCAGCGGAATCGAAGTAGCTTCGGAAATCAGGGAAAGCCGACCTGATTTAAACATCCGGCTGCTGGATCGCGGTGAGACCGTACTCAGAGCCTTCGATTCAAAAATTCAAGATTATGTGGAAGAATGGTTTGCTAAAAATGATGTGGAAGTTCTGCATAATGCCAATGTAGGATATGTGGAAAAAGACGGGGTTTGCAACAATGGAATCTGCTTTATTAATGACGTCACTATTTGGACTGCTGGCGTCCGTCCAAACCATCTGGCAAGAGAACTCCCTGTTGAAAAAGATACTCAGGAAAAAGTAGTAGTCAATGAATTCTATCAAGTACCGAAACGGCCGAATGTTTACATTGTCGGCGATTGCGCCTCCTCTGAGCATTCGCCTAGTGCCCAGCTGGCAGGACAGCAGGGAGAACAAATTGCGGACATCCTTTCATCTGTTTTAAGAGGCGAAACTCCTCAGAAACCAAAGCCGCTCAAACTGAAAGGCGCATTGGGATCTCTTGGTAAATCAGACGGATTCGGAAATATGCTGCAAAAACCAGTTACAGGACTTCTGCCCCGTTTAGCTAAATCCGGTGTCCTTTGGCTGAATAAACGCCACTAA
- a CDS encoding MTH1187 family thiamine-binding protein, giving the protein MADSLVSIQIIPKTKGGEDVISYVDEAISCIQKSGLKHEVHPLETTIEGNLSDIFQLIEEMNEAMIAKGSINVISQIKVLYQPSGASMDQLTEKYR; this is encoded by the coding sequence ATGGCGGACTCATTAGTAAGTATACAAATTATTCCTAAAACCAAAGGCGGAGAAGATGTGATTTCTTATGTGGATGAAGCTATTTCATGCATCCAAAAATCAGGATTGAAGCACGAAGTCCACCCTTTGGAGACTACGATTGAAGGAAACTTAAGCGATATCTTTCAGCTGATTGAAGAGATGAATGAAGCCATGATTGCCAAAGGCAGTATAAACGTAATATCCCAGATAAAAGTGCTGTACCAGCCAAGTGGTGCTTCTATGGATCAGCTCACGGAGAAATACCGTTGA
- a CDS encoding C45 family autoproteolytic acyltransferase/hydolase, whose amino-acid sequence MKEIYSEIIQFRGSHYDFGREQGRRLKASLTVRNREKQWKVRIPRFHVAEQEVKTAIQRFAPGIWEELLGLRDVLEWPMERIMMEFGGYRIGYKKSGCSIMTGKGFLIRNYDYMPKTYEGRYSFFQPDDYGYAIAGPTQRITGRMDGMNEKGLVLGYNFMHRKRPGLGFICCMIGRMVLESCADVEEAVHMLKEIPHRHSFSYTVFDKSDQTFIVEASPRGVEVRESNYCTNHFEILTKENRNHLTDSYKRLAAMKIPEAELLEVKDAFRLMNGVGQGVFSKQYRNWAGTIHTSGYMPEEMKTLFALGGDQEPVEFDFAQWLNGGDVNRSTIGGEIDTDLPFVHMDEGAFWTGRK is encoded by the coding sequence ATGAAGGAAATATATAGTGAGATTATTCAGTTCAGAGGCAGCCATTATGATTTCGGCAGAGAGCAGGGGAGAAGGTTAAAGGCATCTTTAACCGTTAGGAACAGGGAAAAGCAGTGGAAAGTGCGCATTCCCCGCTTCCATGTAGCAGAACAAGAAGTAAAGACAGCCATTCAAAGATTTGCTCCCGGGATTTGGGAGGAGCTTCTTGGTCTTAGGGATGTGCTCGAATGGCCGATGGAAAGAATCATGATGGAATTCGGCGGGTACAGGATCGGTTATAAAAAATCGGGATGTTCCATTATGACAGGCAAAGGATTTCTAATTAGAAATTATGATTATATGCCGAAAACTTATGAAGGTCGTTACAGCTTTTTTCAACCGGATGATTATGGATACGCTATAGCAGGGCCTACCCAGAGGATCACCGGACGAATGGACGGGATGAATGAGAAAGGCTTGGTCCTTGGGTACAACTTTATGCACCGCAAGAGGCCGGGGCTTGGGTTTATATGCTGCATGATTGGAAGAATGGTCTTGGAATCCTGTGCAGATGTTGAAGAAGCTGTACATATGCTGAAAGAAATTCCGCACCGCCACTCGTTCAGTTATACTGTATTTGATAAAAGCGATCAAACTTTCATCGTCGAAGCATCCCCGCGAGGAGTAGAAGTAAGAGAATCAAATTATTGTACCAATCATTTTGAGATTCTTACGAAGGAAAATCGCAACCACCTTACCGATTCCTATAAGCGTCTAGCAGCTATGAAAATACCTGAAGCTGAACTCCTCGAAGTAAAAGATGCTTTTCGATTAATGAACGGTGTGGGGCAAGGTGTTTTTTCGAAGCAGTACCGTAATTGGGCTGGAACGATTCATACCTCTGGTTACATGCCTGAAGAAATGAAAACACTATTTGCTCTTGGAGGAGATCAAGAGCCGGTCGAGTTTGATTTTGCCCAATGGCTGAATGGCGGCGATGTAAATCGTTCCACAATAGGTGGGGAAATAGATACAGACCTTCCATTTGTACATATGGACGAAGGAGCTTTTTGGACAGGTAGAAAGTGA
- a CDS encoding TatD family hydrolase: METGNLSGIEVSLMKNAIIDAHIHLDMYEECERNQLLNELDMYKVEKVIAVSTDYQSALTNLEYSKQNKKIKPAAGFHPEQPLPEEAELQKLFSLIERKKNEIVAIGEVGLPYYLRKEQKQLSLNSYIEILEVFVKYAAKTGKPIALHAIYEDAEIVCDLLERYSVSNAHFHWFKGSEKILQRMKENGYFVSFTPDCLYEEEIKRIIKSYPIELMMAETDGPWPFAGPFSGELTHPKMIHSSIKQISRLKNVPMQDVYSRFFKNTSIFYDLQE; encoded by the coding sequence ATGGAAACGGGAAATCTATCAGGAATTGAGGTGAGTTTAATGAAGAATGCGATTATAGATGCTCATATCCACTTAGATATGTACGAAGAGTGTGAAAGAAACCAACTATTAAATGAGCTTGATATGTACAAGGTTGAGAAGGTAATTGCTGTCTCGACCGACTACCAGTCTGCTTTAACCAACCTTGAATACAGTAAGCAAAATAAGAAGATAAAGCCAGCCGCAGGCTTTCATCCTGAACAGCCATTGCCTGAAGAAGCTGAGCTGCAAAAGCTCTTTTCCCTGATCGAACGAAAAAAGAATGAAATAGTTGCAATAGGTGAAGTCGGTCTTCCTTACTACTTGCGGAAAGAACAAAAACAACTTTCTCTTAATTCCTACATTGAAATTCTGGAAGTTTTCGTAAAGTATGCCGCTAAAACCGGTAAACCCATTGCCCTGCACGCCATTTATGAGGATGCTGAAATTGTCTGTGACTTACTAGAAAGGTATTCTGTCTCCAACGCCCATTTTCATTGGTTTAAAGGATCTGAAAAAATTTTGCAAAGGATGAAGGAAAACGGCTACTTCGTGTCGTTTACCCCAGATTGTCTTTACGAGGAAGAAATAAAGAGGATCATTAAATCTTATCCAATAGAATTAATGATGGCAGAAACAGACGGTCCCTGGCCGTTTGCAGGACCATTTTCCGGAGAACTTACCCATCCCAAAATGATCCACTCTTCCATCAAGCAGATTTCCAGGCTTAAGAATGTTCCTATGCAGGATGTCTACTCCCGCTTTTTCAAAAACACCAGCATATTTTACGATTTGCAGGAATGA
- a CDS encoding Gfo/Idh/MocA family protein, whose amino-acid sequence MIRVALLSKWHVHAVDYAKQAQDHPNLSIEAVWDEEAARGREWAEELGVDFIDRLEDIWNDSSIDGVIVTTPTSMHKEVITAAAEHGKHIFTEKVLTLSGQECREVLDTIEKCNVNFMISLPRLTEDYYIYAHDTINDGKLGTVNMLRCRVAHNGAVDTKNHPNGWLPGRFFNEEQCGGGAFIDLGAHPIYLANRLLGQPSAVSARLKSLLGRGVDDHSAAIVEYQSGALASLETSFLSSGSPFQLEIYGTEGTILIEDKHIRMKGNGRTDEWIEPKRPAPLAMPLEQWAAAIENGEDVSISMQDALHLTLINEAAARSHQEGRRVTINQ is encoded by the coding sequence ATGATTCGTGTAGCTTTACTAAGCAAGTGGCACGTTCATGCAGTTGATTATGCAAAACAAGCACAGGATCACCCGAACCTTTCCATCGAAGCGGTTTGGGATGAGGAAGCAGCAAGAGGACGGGAATGGGCAGAGGAGCTCGGTGTTGATTTTATAGACCGCCTGGAGGACATTTGGAATGATTCATCCATAGATGGGGTAATTGTTACCACACCTACTTCTATGCACAAAGAAGTCATTACAGCTGCAGCTGAGCATGGGAAGCACATTTTTACTGAAAAGGTATTGACTTTATCGGGACAGGAATGCAGAGAAGTGCTGGACACCATTGAAAAATGTAACGTGAATTTTATGATTTCATTGCCACGATTAACGGAAGACTATTACATATACGCTCATGATACGATCAACGATGGCAAGCTGGGAACTGTCAATATGCTTCGCTGCCGTGTCGCTCATAATGGAGCGGTAGATACTAAGAATCATCCAAACGGATGGCTTCCAGGAAGGTTTTTTAATGAAGAACAATGTGGGGGAGGAGCATTCATAGATTTGGGCGCACATCCCATTTACCTTGCGAACAGGCTGCTTGGCCAGCCCTCTGCAGTTTCTGCTCGGCTTAAATCATTGCTTGGACGAGGTGTAGATGACCATTCCGCAGCTATCGTAGAATATCAATCCGGCGCTCTTGCTTCATTGGAAACCAGTTTCTTATCCAGCGGGAGCCCCTTTCAATTAGAAATTTATGGAACTGAAGGCACGATTTTAATTGAGGATAAACACATACGTATGAAAGGAAATGGCCGCACTGATGAGTGGATTGAACCAAAACGTCCAGCTCCTTTAGCTATGCCTTTAGAGCAGTGGGCAGCAGCGATTGAAAATGGGGAGGATGTATCAATTTCAATGCAGGATGCTCTCC
- a CDS encoding endonuclease I family protein translates to MPITPQQKEKYVPSSTDHEHVKANLQRLKENKEKIQQDQKSYYDDEQDDRDKKNYYKEIDFSSSKSDELRESLSQLLRDTHKKKLSYDPSEHLYPWVDLRPDGELMSIYSGQNRKPEDVIQEDFEASLQREEQLIKTAEYPDQLNIQMLEAVAKLKYNCEHSVPQSWFDEHEPMRGDLHHLFTCEPLCNSIRSNYPYHDFSDYKPGSVNAERIEDSCGKAENELFEPEHGKGTVARGVLYFLLRYPNEIETKHLQGLDLELLMKWHKKFPPALYEKHRNQAIYEEQGNRNPYIDHPEKMGELK, encoded by the coding sequence GTGCCCATCACTCCCCAGCAAAAAGAAAAGTATGTTCCTAGTTCCACTGACCATGAGCATGTGAAAGCTAATCTGCAGCGTCTAAAGGAAAATAAGGAGAAAATCCAACAGGATCAAAAATCCTATTATGACGATGAACAGGATGATCGGGATAAGAAGAATTATTATAAAGAAATTGATTTTTCCAGTTCGAAAAGCGATGAACTTAGAGAATCATTAAGTCAGCTGCTTCGAGATACGCACAAGAAAAAACTTTCCTACGATCCTAGTGAACATCTTTATCCATGGGTGGATTTACGACCTGACGGGGAGTTGATGAGTATTTATTCCGGCCAAAACAGAAAGCCTGAAGACGTGATTCAGGAAGATTTTGAAGCCTCCCTACAGAGGGAGGAACAACTAATAAAGACGGCTGAATATCCGGATCAGTTGAATATTCAGATGCTTGAGGCTGTGGCAAAGCTTAAGTATAACTGTGAGCATTCTGTACCGCAGTCGTGGTTCGATGAACACGAGCCCATGCGTGGGGATCTTCATCATTTATTCACCTGTGAGCCGTTGTGCAATTCCATCCGCAGTAATTATCCGTATCATGATTTTTCTGACTACAAACCCGGCAGTGTAAACGCAGAAAGAATTGAAGACAGCTGTGGGAAGGCTGAGAATGAATTATTCGAGCCTGAGCACGGGAAAGGGACAGTAGCACGGGGAGTGTTGTATTTCCTCCTTAGATATCCAAATGAAATAGAAACAAAACACTTGCAGGGCTTGGATCTTGAGCTGTTAATGAAGTGGCATAAGAAATTCCCGCCGGCCCTGTATGAAAAACATCGGAATCAGGCCATATATGAGGAGCAGGGAAACCGTAACCCCTATATCGATCACCCTGAAAAAATGGGAGAATTAAAATAA
- a CDS encoding aspartyl-phosphate phosphatase Spo0E family protein, translated as MDYKLKLEQQIEDLREVMYQIYYSNPQDEELLQISQELDGLLNKWRDSTRDR; from the coding sequence TTGGATTATAAATTGAAGCTGGAGCAGCAGATTGAAGATTTGAGAGAAGTCATGTATCAAATCTATTACAGCAACCCTCAGGATGAAGAATTGCTGCAAATATCTCAAGAGCTGGATGGTCTGTTGAATAAATGGCGAGATTCCACGAGAGACCGTTAA
- a CDS encoding Glu/Leu/Phe/Val family dehydrogenase, which produces MHKQQSIIEESLTALLKDESFLPDLQEQTRDQAFKSLVAILSTPNHIHKSFLRVALENGMIIRVPAFRVQHNDTVGPYKGGIRFHESVNEDEVANLAKLMTLKNALHELPFGGAKGGVVINPKDYSNKELNLICKKYVQYFDDILGPDKDIPAPDVGTGEREMDWMMGEFKGNHPGTEYRGSFTGKSIVNGGSLGRRQATGKGVYFTFRYMMHDFLHKNKQWLSETDNRFAKTALAHADQPLTMAVQGFGNLGSVAALEAYHCNYLQNKIVAVSDQNVMLYNESGLDIPALVKHAEANDGDLPRTEEELGKSKLTAQIKDRDDLLELDVDVLMLAALEDQIHEGNVKDIKAKLIIEGANSPITEEADKYLADRGILIVPDILANAGGVIVSYFEWVQGRETQFMDEDEVYERLYDKLRHTMDTIYPQFFGDPFPLRQNCYIHTVMKISTIMYRQGNLY; this is translated from the coding sequence ATGCACAAACAACAATCCATCATTGAAGAATCATTAACTGCTTTATTAAAGGATGAGTCATTTCTGCCTGATCTCCAGGAACAGACTAGAGATCAAGCTTTTAAATCCTTAGTGGCTATATTATCCACACCTAACCATATACATAAATCCTTTTTAAGGGTGGCTTTGGAAAACGGCATGATTATACGCGTGCCGGCTTTTCGAGTGCAGCATAACGACACTGTTGGTCCTTATAAAGGAGGAATACGTTTTCATGAATCAGTAAATGAAGACGAAGTAGCTAATCTTGCAAAGCTGATGACGTTGAAAAATGCGCTTCACGAACTTCCATTTGGCGGGGCTAAAGGTGGCGTGGTGATCAATCCTAAGGACTACTCTAATAAAGAGTTAAATTTGATATGTAAGAAGTATGTACAATATTTTGACGATATTTTAGGCCCGGATAAAGATATTCCTGCGCCTGATGTAGGCACCGGAGAACGGGAAATGGACTGGATGATGGGAGAATTTAAAGGAAACCATCCCGGCACAGAATACCGGGGCAGTTTTACTGGGAAGAGCATTGTCAATGGAGGATCACTTGGAAGGAGACAAGCTACAGGGAAAGGTGTCTATTTTACTTTTCGCTATATGATGCATGACTTTCTTCATAAGAATAAGCAATGGCTTTCTGAGACGGACAACCGATTTGCCAAGACTGCACTGGCGCATGCCGATCAGCCTTTAACTATGGCTGTACAGGGTTTTGGGAATTTAGGTTCTGTTGCAGCTTTAGAAGCTTATCACTGTAATTATCTTCAAAATAAAATCGTCGCAGTCAGCGACCAAAACGTAATGCTGTATAATGAGTCAGGTCTGGATATCCCTGCGCTCGTTAAACATGCGGAGGCCAATGACGGAGATTTACCCCGTACGGAAGAGGAGTTAGGAAAGAGTAAGCTTACAGCACAGATTAAAGATCGTGATGATTTGCTTGAACTTGATGTAGATGTCCTTATGCTTGCTGCATTGGAAGACCAAATTCACGAAGGAAACGTTAAAGATATTAAAGCCAAGTTGATTATTGAAGGTGCGAACAGCCCGATTACAGAAGAGGCAGACAAATATTTAGCTGACAGAGGGATCTTGATTGTACCTGATATCCTCGCAAATGCCGGTGGTGTTATCGTTTCTTACTTTGAATGGGTTCAAGGAAGGGAAACGCAATTCATGGATGAAGATGAGGTTTATGAACGGCTTTATGACAAGCTGCGTCATACGATGGATACCATCTATCCGCAATTTTTTGGTGATCCATTTCCTCTAAGACAGAACTGCTACATTCATACCGTGATGAAGATATCCACCATTATGTACCGACAGGGAAATCTCTATTAA
- a CDS encoding ABC transporter permease, with the protein MRLLFQRGWRPITVLILFLIIWEFLCRLFNVPAWLLPAPSDILHEGINGWPSYKHHLYSTIVLTLLGFLTGTVIGLLTAFVLHLLPAVREALYPLLILSQNIPIIVLAPLLVIWFGFGWLPKILVIVLVCFFPIAVAAMDGLRQTSQELMHYMKMAGATKAQIFTKLEWPHALPSIFSGLKISATYSVMGAVISEWLGAKNGIGVYMTLASSSFHTDRVFVAIFLIMLLSLLFFLVISLLERRAAKWQQKKGEKANG; encoded by the coding sequence TTGAGATTACTATTTCAAAGAGGATGGAGACCCATTACGGTCCTCATCCTTTTCCTTATCATTTGGGAATTTTTATGCCGTTTGTTTAACGTGCCAGCCTGGCTGTTACCTGCACCATCAGATATTTTGCATGAAGGAATCAACGGGTGGCCCTCTTATAAGCACCATCTTTATTCTACGATTGTCCTTACACTGCTTGGTTTTTTAACTGGAACAGTCATCGGACTGCTAACAGCGTTCGTATTGCACCTGCTTCCCGCGGTAAGGGAAGCTTTATATCCGCTTTTGATATTATCGCAAAACATTCCCATTATTGTGCTAGCCCCATTGCTCGTAATCTGGTTTGGCTTTGGATGGCTTCCCAAAATCCTCGTCATCGTACTCGTCTGTTTTTTTCCGATCGCTGTAGCAGCAATGGACGGTTTAAGACAGACCAGCCAGGAGCTTATGCACTATATGAAAATGGCAGGAGCTACAAAAGCACAAATTTTCACAAAACTGGAATGGCCGCATGCCCTTCCGTCTATATTTTCCGGATTAAAAATTTCAGCTACTTATAGTGTAATGGGGGCTGTCATTTCTGAATGGCTGGGAGCTAAAAATGGCATCGGTGTCTATATGACTTTAGCTTCCTCTTCCTTTCATACCGATCGTGTGTTTGTCGCTATTTTTTTAATTATGCTGCTGAGTTTATTATTCTTCCTTGTTATTTCTTTACTTGAGAGGCGGGCTGCGAAATGGCAGCAGAAGAAAGGTGAAAAAGCAAATGGCTGA
- a CDS encoding LSm family protein — METYRDHESSSHYQGSPKNMKDSCQQHLYQFIQIQMQDGSVYQGMLHSYDDEKMYVIMPNQNVQQAQASQAGQNRFFPFFGPFGLFGFPFFGIRAFGPFFPFWW, encoded by the coding sequence ATGGAAACTTACAGAGATCACGAATCTTCAAGTCATTATCAGGGTAGTCCCAAAAACATGAAAGATTCCTGCCAGCAGCATCTATACCAATTTATCCAGATTCAGATGCAGGATGGTTCGGTTTATCAGGGAATGCTTCATAGTTATGACGACGAAAAAATGTACGTCATCATGCCAAATCAAAATGTTCAACAAGCGCAAGCCTCACAAGCGGGACAAAATCGATTCTTTCCATTCTTTGGACCCTTTGGGTTATTCGGATTTCCCTTCTTCGGTATTCGTGCGTTTGGGCCTTTCTTTCCTTTCTGGTGGTAA
- a CDS encoding ABC transporter ATP-binding protein: MAELIVNNLQKSFDEKMIIKKLSFTIHEGEFVSVIGPSGSGKSTLFHLIGGLYQPDCGNILLNDQNITGKRGHISYMPQSPSLFPWRTILDNVQLGQEISGKQDQSAAKAMVKTAGLEGYENAYPSQLSGGMKQRASFIRCLLSPQPLMCLDEPFSALDELTRLEMQKWLLSIWEHHKHSVLFVTHNIEEALYLSDRILVLSTSPAEIKKIYTIPFERPREQSLMLSQEFLEWKREIYQELR, encoded by the coding sequence ATGGCTGAACTAATCGTAAATAACCTCCAAAAATCCTTCGATGAAAAAATGATAATAAAAAAATTATCGTTTACCATTCACGAAGGTGAGTTTGTATCCGTGATCGGTCCTTCCGGAAGTGGAAAAAGTACGCTGTTTCACCTGATTGGCGGGTTATACCAACCTGATTGCGGCAACATCCTGTTAAATGATCAGAATATCACCGGCAAACGAGGACACATAAGCTATATGCCGCAGAGCCCTTCATTATTTCCGTGGAGAACCATCCTTGATAACGTTCAGCTCGGCCAGGAAATTTCGGGAAAACAGGATCAGTCTGCGGCGAAAGCAATGGTTAAGACTGCTGGTCTCGAAGGGTATGAGAATGCCTACCCAAGCCAGCTATCCGGCGGCATGAAACAGCGCGCTTCCTTTATCCGCTGTCTGTTAAGTCCACAGCCGTTGATGTGTCTGGATGAACCTTTTTCTGCCCTGGATGAGTTGACGCGGCTGGAAATGCAGAAGTGGCTGCTATCGATTTGGGAGCACCATAAGCATTCGGTCCTGTTTGTAACCCATAATATTGAAGAAGCGCTTTACCTTTCTGACCGAATCCTTGTGCTTTCCACAAGTCCTGCAGAAATTAAAAAAATCTACACCATTCCCTTCGAAAGACCGAGAGAACAATCGCTTATGTTATCGCAGGAGTTTTTAGAATGGAAACGGGAAATCTATCAGGAATTGAGGTGA
- a CDS encoding VC0807 family protein: protein MNNRTFIVLDIVCYVVFPLAVWHLTRDVIGDYYAMLLSTVPGIVYTIYRFLALKKVNVFGIFMISNLVIGTLIDVLAGSALQLLWNNVVFAYVMAVFFLLTMLARRPLALYFLLDFTELQGYDRKFSYKLFHKKRLFVLLNLITLAFALQNIILATVKFWLIKEYGVEAFDKGIILKQALSWGISIVIMAGYAYTGRIINQTPHLIREVQEEMKNRKEA from the coding sequence TTGAATAATCGTACTTTTATTGTATTAGACATTGTTTGTTATGTAGTTTTTCCTTTAGCTGTCTGGCACCTGACCCGTGATGTTATCGGCGATTACTATGCCATGCTCTTGTCTACAGTGCCTGGCATCGTTTATACGATTTATCGTTTTCTTGCTCTTAAAAAAGTGAATGTATTTGGGATTTTTATGATAAGCAACCTGGTAATTGGCACCTTGATCGATGTGCTTGCCGGTTCTGCTTTACAGTTATTGTGGAATAATGTGGTCTTTGCTTATGTGATGGCTGTCTTCTTTTTGCTGACTATGCTGGCAAGAAGACCTCTCGCATTATATTTTCTGCTTGATTTCACAGAATTGCAGGGATATGATCGTAAATTCAGCTACAAACTGTTTCATAAAAAAAGGCTTTTTGTGCTCCTGAATCTAATAACTTTAGCTTTTGCCTTGCAAAATATTATCCTGGCCACAGTGAAATTCTGGCTTATTAAAGAGTACGGTGTTGAAGCGTTTGATAAAGGAATTATTCTTAAGCAGGCTTTAAGCTGGGGAATATCCATAGTCATTATGGCAGGTTATGCCTATACCGGCAGAATAATTAATCAAACCCCTCATCTGATCCGAGAGGTCCAGGAAGAAATGAAAAATAGAAAGGAAGCCTGA